Proteins from a genomic interval of Helicobacteraceae bacterium:
- the ilvN gene encoding acetolactate synthase small subunit, translating to MQTERRVISVVVLNEHGVLSRISGLFAGRGYNIESLTVAPIPSGEYSHISIVTIGSAKVLEQIVKQLHKLIPVLKVIDHEREKTIEKELALAKFPISESLSDIDALCRAYNGKIANVGEDFIVAMVADEPDRVGNFLKAIKKYNPKEIVRSGVVAMER from the coding sequence ATGCAAACGGAAAGAAGGGTGATCTCCGTCGTAGTTTTAAATGAACACGGCGTTTTGTCGCGTATAAGCGGGCTGTTTGCCGGACGCGGCTACAACATAGAGAGTTTGACGGTCGCGCCGATTCCAAGCGGCGAATACTCGCATATTAGTATCGTTACGATCGGAAGCGCGAAGGTTTTAGAGCAGATTGTTAAACAGCTGCATAAGCTAATTCCCGTCTTGAAAGTTATCGATCACGAACGAGAAAAAACTATCGAAAAAGAGCTGGCGCTGGCAAAATTTCCGATCTCGGAATCGCTTAGCGACATCGACGCGCTGTGCCGCGCCTACAACGGCAAAATCGCCAACGTGGGCGAGGATTTTATCGTGGCTATGGTCGCGGACGAACCGGATCGGGTCGGCAACTTTTTGAAGGCGATTAAAAAATACAATCCAAAAGAGATCGTGCGTAGCGGCGTGGTGGCTATGGAACGCTGA
- the folE gene encoding GTP cyclohydrolase I FolE, translated as MDRAVFENAVETILTEIGENPKREGLFKTPERVAKAFEALTIGYRQDPAQVLGDALFENRSSQMVLVRDAEFYSLCEHHLMPFFGTASVAYIPNGKVVGLSKIPRMIEVFARRLQIQERMTEEIADAIMETVKPKGVAVLINARHLCMEMRGVQKRSAITTTSALRGIFLKDIKTREEFMSIAGMALKERF; from the coding sequence TTGGATAGAGCGGTTTTTGAAAACGCGGTTGAGACGATACTGACCGAAATCGGCGAGAACCCTAAGCGCGAAGGGCTTTTCAAAACGCCGGAGCGCGTGGCGAAGGCTTTTGAGGCTCTTACGATCGGCTACCGCCAAGACCCCGCGCAAGTGTTGGGAGACGCGCTGTTTGAAAACCGTAGCTCGCAGATGGTTTTGGTGCGAGACGCAGAGTTTTATTCGCTATGCGAACACCACCTAATGCCGTTTTTCGGGACGGCAAGCGTAGCGTATATTCCAAACGGCAAGGTCGTGGGGCTTAGCAAAATACCGCGTATGATCGAGGTGTTCGCGCGCCGTTTGCAGATTCAAGAGCGTATGACGGAGGAGATTGCCGACGCGATTATGGAAACGGTAAAGCCAAAGGGCGTCGCGGTTTTGATCAACGCTAGGCATCTTTGCATGGAGATGAGAGGCGTTCAAAAACGAAGCGCGATAACTACCACTTCGGCTTTGCGCGGCATATTTCTAAAGGATATAAAAACGCGCGAGGAGTTTATGAGCATAGCGGGAATGGCGCTAAAAGAGCGTTTCTAA
- the truA gene encoding tRNA pseudouridine(38-40) synthase TruA — MKAKVTIAYDGSLFFGSQYLRKNGDLALPTVLSVFEEALRSIGVFSAIAHAGRTDRYVHALGQVLGFSIPDFWSNADRLKTELNKKLYPKILVRKVEIVSDDFHPRFSAKSRVYRYVISTTRPSIILSRFVTYSPDFDYRRAKMVINEFIGSRDFYYFSKRGGGEKTTIRTIHNIAIRRYKRLIIISFEGDGFLRSQIRMIMAAVLKISSGKAEIEDIAKQFAGKSTRFREPAPAEGLYLAKVRY; from the coding sequence ATGAAAGCAAAGGTTACGATAGCTTACGACGGCTCGCTTTTTTTTGGTTCGCAATATCTAAGAAAAAACGGCGACTTAGCTTTGCCTACCGTTCTCTCCGTATTTGAGGAGGCGTTGCGAAGCATAGGCGTATTTTCCGCGATCGCGCATGCGGGACGCACCGATCGATACGTGCATGCGCTTGGGCAAGTATTAGGATTTTCTATTCCTGATTTTTGGTCAAACGCCGATCGGCTTAAAACGGAACTGAATAAAAAACTATATCCTAAAATACTAGTTAGAAAGGTCGAGATCGTAAGCGACGATTTTCATCCGCGTTTTAGCGCCAAAAGCCGCGTTTATCGCTATGTAATTTCAACGACGCGCCCCTCTATTATTTTATCTCGCTTTGTAACGTATTCGCCCGACTTTGATTATAGACGCGCTAAAATGGTTATCAACGAGTTTATCGGCTCGCGCGATTTTTATTACTTTTCAAAACGAGGCGGCGGCGAAAAAACTACTATACGAACAATCCATAATATTGCTATACGCAGATATAAACGCCTTATTATAATCAGTTTTGAGGGCGACGGATTTTTGCGATCGCAGATTAGAATGATAATGGCGGCGGTATTAAAAATATCGTCGGGCAAAGCCGAAATAGAGGATATAGCAAAACAATTTGCGGGCAAATCGACTCGCTTTAGAGAACCGGCTCCCGCCGAAGGGTTATACCTAGCGAAGGTGAGATATTAA
- a CDS encoding acetolactate synthase large subunit, giving the protein MELNGSQMIVEALRAEGVKTVFGYPGGAVLNLYDELYKQKYFEHILTRHEQAAVHAADGYARASGKVGVAIVTSGPGFTNAVTGIATAHTDSIPLVIISGQVAAALIGTDAFQEIDAVGISRPCTKHNFLVKSISELPLILKEAFYIARSGRPGPVHIDIPKDITAEIGQFNYPSEITMKTYKPTIKGNPRQIQKAAQAIRESSQPVFYAGGGVMLSNAVKETRSLVELTGVPLVETLMARGTLAAGDPNLLGMVGMHGSYAANMAVSEADLLIALGARFDDRVTGRLGEFAKHAKIIHIDVDPSSIGKIVEADYPIVGDLKIALGDLYAQLSEKFDKNRLSDWRSRLSNYAAIYPLGYDDEGDAIKPQWVVEEVGKALGSKAVITTDVGQHQMWAAQYYPFDGANRWITSGGLGTMGYGFPAALGAKKARPEATVVNFTGDGSILMNIQELTTASANNIAVINVVLNNNYLGMVRQWQTFFYDNRISHTDLSAQPDFVKLAEAFGAFGARAAKKEEFLEAFNAAIASGKTAILDVAIDRDENVLPMVPTGGALYNMILDYKE; this is encoded by the coding sequence ATGGAATTAAACGGTTCGCAGATGATTGTCGAGGCTTTACGCGCCGAAGGCGTGAAAACGGTTTTCGGCTATCCGGGCGGCGCGGTGTTGAATTTATACGACGAACTATATAAACAAAAATATTTCGAACATATTTTAACCCGCCACGAACAGGCGGCGGTGCATGCCGCCGACGGCTACGCCAGAGCCAGCGGCAAAGTCGGCGTGGCGATCGTAACGAGCGGACCCGGATTTACCAACGCCGTAACGGGCATAGCGACGGCGCACACCGATTCGATCCCGCTTGTGATCATAAGCGGGCAGGTTGCCGCGGCGCTAATTGGCACGGACGCTTTTCAAGAGATTGACGCGGTCGGCATTAGCAGACCTTGCACGAAACATAACTTTCTCGTCAAAAGCATTTCCGAGCTTCCGCTCATCTTGAAAGAGGCGTTTTATATCGCCAGAAGCGGCAGACCCGGACCGGTGCATATAGATATTCCGAAGGATATAACGGCTGAAATAGGGCAGTTTAACTATCCAAGCGAAATAACTATGAAAACCTATAAGCCGACGATAAAGGGCAACCCGCGGCAGATTCAGAAAGCGGCGCAGGCGATAAGGGAGTCGTCGCAACCCGTTTTTTACGCGGGCGGCGGCGTTATGCTTTCAAACGCGGTTAAAGAGACTCGCAGTCTCGTCGAGCTGACGGGCGTTCCGCTAGTCGAAACCCTAATGGCGCGAGGAACGCTCGCCGCAGGCGATCCAAACCTGCTTGGAATGGTAGGCATGCACGGCTCTTACGCGGCGAATATGGCGGTAAGCGAAGCCGATCTATTAATCGCGTTAGGCGCGAGATTTGACGATCGCGTTACGGGGCGGCTTGGCGAGTTTGCCAAACACGCGAAAATTATCCATATCGACGTCGATCCTTCCAGTATTGGCAAGATCGTCGAAGCGGATTATCCGATTGTGGGCGATCTTAAAATCGCGCTGGGCGATCTATACGCGCAGTTATCGGAGAAATTCGACAAGAATCGTTTGAGCGATTGGCGATCGAGGCTTTCAAACTACGCCGCTATTTATCCGCTTGGCTACGACGACGAGGGCGACGCGATTAAACCGCAATGGGTCGTAGAGGAGGTTGGCAAGGCGCTTGGCTCCAAAGCCGTTATCACTACGGACGTTGGTCAGCATCAGATGTGGGCGGCGCAATACTACCCGTTTGACGGCGCGAATAGATGGATCACAAGCGGCGGGCTTGGAACGATGGGATACGGCTTTCCAGCCGCGCTTGGCGCTAAAAAAGCCAGACCGGAGGCGACCGTCGTTAATTTCACGGGCGACGGATCGATCTTGATGAATATCCAAGAGCTTACGACCGCTTCGGCTAACAATATAGCGGTTATCAACGTCGTGCTGAACAACAACTATCTAGGCATGGTGCGCCAGTGGCAGACTTTCTTTTACGACAACCGCATTTCGCACACCGATCTAAGCGCGCAACCGGATTTCGTAAAGCTCGCCGAAGCCTTTGGCGCTTTTGGGGCTAGAGCGGCTAAAAAAGAGGAGTTTCTAGAGGCGTTTAACGCGGCGATCGCAAGCGGCAAAACCGCTATTTTGGACGTGGCGATCGATCGCGACGAGAACGTGTTGCCTATGGTGCCGACCGGCGGCGCTCTTTACAATATGATTTTGGATTATAAGGAGTAA
- a CDS encoding DUF2846 domain-containing protein — translation MKNFLISCLALVGVWFLSGCASVPMASSADDLKAKEFKAPTNGKAGVYIYRNEFFGAAIKMDVFVDDWLIGSTAKQTYHYVELAPGRHIFKGKAENESLLDLNAAANKLYYIWQEVKMGVLTARNKLQLVGEEEGQKGVKESQLALSRSIPDGAP, via the coding sequence ATGAAAAACTTTCTGATTAGCTGCTTAGCGTTGGTTGGCGTTTGGTTTTTAAGCGGTTGCGCGTCCGTGCCTATGGCTTCAAGCGCGGACGATCTAAAGGCTAAGGAGTTCAAAGCGCCTACAAACGGCAAGGCTGGCGTTTATATCTACCGCAACGAGTTTTTCGGCGCGGCGATAAAAATGGACGTTTTTGTAGATGATTGGCTTATTGGATCGACGGCTAAACAGACCTATCACTACGTAGAGTTAGCGCCCGGACGGCATATCTTTAAGGGAAAGGCTGAAAACGAATCGCTTCTTGACCTTAACGCGGCGGCGAATAAACTCTATTACATCTGGCAGGAGGTAAAGATGGGGGTCTTAACGGCTCGCAATAAGCTACAGCTTGTCGGCGAAGAGGAGGGGCAAAAGGGCGTGAAAGAGTCGCAACTGGCTCTATCGCGGTCGATACCAGACGGCGCTCCGTAA
- a CDS encoding tetratricopeptide repeat protein: MAICLSVSVCCATKPILRDEDKDPIETLTRQIERDPNDYNLYWGRANAYLSLRDYEKAIFDYSKALSFENHYKYLIHFDRAQAYFKRASSLGDDGKSNENYEKAIADYSKHIEYSAALGGNDHYRAYMQRGYSRVALKRYDLAIEDFKSAIKDSPYQPHPYRELADVCVKLGDYGCAIESYSGEIERARPFYPDSAYIKRAELYELIGEREKAINDAKKACEISLGDCATLERLQSRPRDER; the protein is encoded by the coding sequence TTGGCAATATGTTTATCCGTTAGCGTATGTTGCGCTACCAAGCCGATATTAAGAGACGAGGATAAGGATCCGATAGAGACTTTGACGCGACAAATCGAGCGCGATCCGAACGACTACAACTTGTATTGGGGTCGCGCCAACGCTTACCTCTCTTTACGCGATTACGAAAAAGCGATCTTTGATTACTCCAAAGCGCTTTCGTTTGAAAATCACTATAAGTATTTAATCCATTTTGATCGGGCGCAAGCGTATTTCAAACGCGCGTCGTCTTTGGGCGACGACGGCAAGTCAAACGAAAATTACGAGAAGGCGATCGCCGACTATTCCAAGCATATCGAATATAGCGCGGCGCTCGGCGGAAACGATCATTACCGCGCATATATGCAACGCGGATATAGCCGCGTCGCGTTGAAGCGCTATGATCTTGCAATCGAGGATTTCAAGAGCGCGATTAAGGATTCGCCGTATCAGCCGCACCCGTATCGCGAATTAGCCGACGTTTGCGTTAAATTGGGCGATTACGGTTGCGCGATAGAAAGTTATAGCGGCGAAATCGAGCGGGCGCGTCCGTTTTATCCAGATAGCGCGTATATAAAACGCGCCGAACTTTACGAGTTAATCGGCGAACGCGAAAAGGCGATAAACGACGCTAAAAAAGCGTGCGAAATTAGCCTAGGCGATTGCGCTACGCTTGAGAGGCTTCAATCGCGCCCGCGAGACGAGCGTTAA
- the fliI gene encoding flagellar protein export ATPase FliI, translating into MSLRKARERIKATPLSIPFGRALKISSTHIVGSELKVGIGDMVRVERGGDENPVFGMITAIEEGRFIVTPFGFVEGLKTGDAIYREAQGMGVGVGKAMLGRAFNPFGAPIDGKGEIVFSEWRSMLRAPIAPMMRESIREPLKTGVRAIDAFLTTGKGQKVGIFAGSGVGKSTLMGLIVRGSSAAIKVIALIGERGREVPEFIEEALGGDLTNTVIIAATSDDSPLMRKFGAFAAMSVAEYFKDLGRDVLFMMDSVTRFAMAQREIGLALGEPPTSKGYPPSVFSLLPQLMERAGNEKGKGSITAFFTVLVEGDDMNDPIADQARSILDGHIVLNRRLSDQGLYPPIDVLSSASRLMYNLIGDDHKEAARSARRILALLRDNETLVRIGAYTPGSDKELDAALKIKPFLEQFVSQNEPDVKSFDDLVAEMIAIVRPEKQKGGAKNG; encoded by the coding sequence GTGTCGCTTAGGAAAGCGCGGGAACGGATCAAAGCTACGCCGCTTAGCATTCCGTTCGGACGCGCTCTAAAGATCAGCTCGACTCATATCGTCGGATCGGAGCTAAAAGTAGGGATCGGCGATATGGTGCGCGTCGAACGCGGCGGAGACGAGAATCCCGTTTTTGGAATGATCACCGCGATCGAAGAGGGTAGATTTATCGTAACCCCGTTTGGCTTTGTCGAAGGGCTGAAAACAGGCGACGCGATCTATCGCGAAGCGCAAGGCATGGGCGTGGGCGTGGGAAAAGCTATGCTAGGCAGAGCGTTTAACCCTTTTGGCGCGCCGATCGACGGCAAAGGCGAGATCGTCTTTAGCGAATGGCGTTCTATGTTAAGAGCGCCGATCGCGCCAATGATGCGCGAGTCGATCCGCGAGCCGTTAAAAACGGGCGTTCGGGCGATTGACGCTTTTTTGACGACCGGCAAAGGGCAGAAGGTTGGGATTTTCGCCGGATCGGGCGTAGGCAAATCCACTTTGATGGGACTGATCGTGCGCGGCAGTTCCGCCGCAATAAAAGTGATCGCGTTGATTGGGGAGCGCGGGAGGGAGGTGCCGGAATTTATCGAGGAGGCGCTAGGAGGCGATCTGACAAATACGGTGATTATCGCCGCCACAAGCGACGATAGCCCGCTAATGCGCAAATTCGGCGCGTTCGCCGCGATGAGCGTCGCCGAATATTTTAAAGATTTAGGGCGCGACGTTCTGTTTATGATGGACAGCGTTACGCGCTTCGCTATGGCGCAAAGAGAGATAGGTCTGGCGCTTGGCGAGCCGCCCACCAGCAAGGGCTACCCGCCGAGCGTGTTTAGCCTTCTGCCGCAATTGATGGAGCGAGCGGGCAACGAAAAGGGCAAAGGGAGCATTACGGCGTTTTTTACCGTCCTTGTCGAAGGCGACGATATGAACGATCCAATAGCCGATCAAGCGCGTTCCATCTTGGACGGACATATCGTTTTGAATCGCCGTTTGAGCGATCAAGGGCTATATCCGCCGATCGACGTTCTTTCTTCCGCTTCGCGCCTGATGTATAATCTTATCGGCGACGATCATAAGGAGGCGGCGCGGTCGGCGAGGCGGATTTTGGCTCTGCTACGCGACAACGAAACGCTCGTTAGGATCGGCGCTTATACGCCCGGAAGCGACAAAGAGTTAGACGCGGCTTTGAAAATTAAGCCTTTTTTGGAACAATTTGTTTCCCAAAACGAGCCGGACGTAAAATCATTTGACGATCTCGTCGCCGAGATGATCGCGATAGTTCGTCCCGAAAAGCAAAAAGGAGGCGCAAAAAATGGGTAA
- the fba gene encoding class II fructose-1,6-bisphosphate aldolase encodes MLISGAKLLRKAHEGGYAIGAFNFNNMEIAQAIFEAASEASSPIIVQCSEGAIKYAGADMLYSIVKTLSEKYPRIPVALNLDHGTSFESCVHAIAHGFTSVMIDASHHSFDENLAITKEVVRVAHAADVGVEAELGRLMGIEDNIVVEGKNASLVDPDEAEKFVKESGVDYLAPAIGTSHGAFKFKGEPKLEFELLKEVKRRAGIPLVLHGASSIPDEVRASFEQTGGDLKGSKGVPANFLERAIKGGINKVNTDTDLRIAFMAQVRKVVKESPSEIDPRNYFKPARAAVTAMLVERMKVLGSAGKI; translated from the coding sequence ATGTTGATAAGCGGCGCGAAACTATTACGAAAAGCGCACGAGGGCGGTTACGCGATCGGCGCGTTTAATTTCAACAATATGGAGATCGCGCAGGCAATCTTCGAGGCGGCGAGCGAGGCAAGCTCGCCGATCATCGTTCAGTGTAGCGAGGGCGCGATCAAATACGCCGGCGCGGATATGCTCTACTCGATCGTTAAGACGTTGAGCGAAAAATACCCTCGTATTCCCGTCGCGCTTAACCTCGATCACGGCACGTCGTTTGAATCGTGCGTTCACGCGATCGCGCACGGTTTTACCAGCGTTATGATCGACGCTTCGCACCACAGTTTCGACGAAAATCTCGCGATTACCAAAGAGGTCGTCCGCGTCGCGCACGCGGCGGACGTAGGCGTGGAAGCGGAGCTTGGGCGGCTGATGGGGATCGAGGATAATATCGTCGTCGAGGGCAAAAACGCCTCGCTGGTAGATCCCGACGAAGCGGAAAAATTTGTCAAAGAGAGCGGCGTGGATTATCTCGCGCCCGCGATCGGCACTAGCCACGGCGCGTTTAAGTTCAAAGGCGAGCCGAAGCTGGAGTTCGAGCTTTTGAAGGAAGTCAAGCGGCGCGCGGGTATTCCGCTGGTTTTGCACGGCGCAAGCTCTATTCCCGACGAGGTTCGCGCTTCGTTCGAGCAAACGGGCGGCGATCTTAAAGGATCGAAAGGCGTTCCAGCAAACTTTTTAGAGCGGGCGATCAAAGGCGGGATCAACAAGGTAAATACCGACACCGATCTTAGAATCGCCTTTATGGCGCAGGTGCGCAAAGTGGTCAAAGAAAGCCCAAGCGAAATAGACCCGCGCAACTACTTCAAGCCCGCGCGAGCCGCCGTTACGGCGATGTTAGTCGAGCGAATGAAGGTATTAGGAAGCGCGGGTAAAATCTAA
- a CDS encoding S-ribosylhomocysteine lyase, whose translation MPSYTVAHSPDADDIFMFYAIAFGWINSGDIAIDHIAADIETLNEAAMIGKYEVAAISFALYPLIWREQALLRTAASFGRGYGPKLIRRKNKPLKRDFKAALSGARTTNAMLFRLAYPHARPIYKNFLEIESAVLSGEADAGVLIHESILDFSEELVAEAEIWDIWRELAKDDLPLPLGAMCLSRSLPLNRAIEMENILSKAVRTAVDHKAALGRMLLDRALVRVDQTKLDKYLSLYANEDSATFSDSCKAAIETLFKIGYDRGIYKEFVSLDKALIPIEYAALRGA comes from the coding sequence TTGCCAAGCTATACAGTCGCTCACTCTCCGGACGCCGACGATATTTTTATGTTTTACGCGATCGCTTTTGGGTGGATCAATAGCGGCGATATAGCGATCGATCATATCGCGGCGGATATAGAAACGCTTAACGAAGCGGCGATGATCGGCAAATACGAAGTCGCGGCGATCAGTTTTGCGCTTTATCCGCTAATCTGGCGCGAACAGGCGCTTTTGCGGACGGCGGCGAGTTTCGGGCGCGGTTACGGACCTAAACTTATTCGGCGCAAAAATAAGCCGCTAAAGCGCGATTTTAAAGCGGCATTAAGCGGGGCGCGCACCACCAACGCTATGCTGTTTCGCCTCGCCTATCCGCATGCGCGTCCGATATACAAAAACTTTCTTGAGATTGAAAGCGCCGTGTTAAGCGGCGAGGCGGACGCCGGAGTTTTGATCCACGAGTCAATACTTGATTTCAGCGAGGAGCTAGTCGCGGAGGCTGAAATCTGGGATATTTGGCGTGAATTAGCCAAAGACGATCTGCCGCTGCCGCTTGGCGCTATGTGTCTAAGCCGATCGTTACCGCTAAATCGCGCGATCGAGATGGAAAATATACTCTCAAAAGCGGTTAGAACCGCCGTCGATCACAAAGCCGCGCTTGGGCGAATGCTGCTTGATCGCGCTTTGGTGCGCGTCGATCAAACAAAACTCGACAAATACCTTTCGCTTTACGCCAACGAGGACTCCGCGACTTTTAGCGACAGTTGCAAAGCGGCGATCGAAACGCTTTTCAAGATCGGTTATGATCGCGGGATATACAAAGAGTTTGTCTCGCTGGACAAGGCGTTAATTCCGATCGAATACGCCGCGTTAAGGGGCGCGTGA
- a CDS encoding DJ-1/PfpI family protein produces the protein MGKRALMPLANGFEEIEAVTIIDILRRAGVEVEIAGLGRYEVLGAHGVAIAAETTIEDAEGDSFDLVVLAGGHENAMSLSSDAATIKILRKAKKEGKLIAAICAAPIALAQAGVISGEFTCYDGYEGGIEGAYKCERVVESDNVITSRGPGTAADFAFALVTKLIGAEMTAHIKRAMYF, from the coding sequence ATGGGTAAAAGAGCGCTTATGCCGCTTGCCAACGGATTTGAAGAGATCGAAGCGGTTACTATTATAGATATTTTAAGAAGAGCCGGCGTAGAGGTGGAGATCGCGGGTTTAGGGCGATATGAGGTTCTTGGCGCGCACGGCGTGGCGATCGCCGCCGAAACGACGATCGAGGACGCGGAGGGCGATAGTTTTGATCTGGTCGTGCTGGCGGGCGGACACGAAAACGCGATGAGCCTATCGAGCGACGCGGCGACAATAAAAATACTCCGCAAAGCAAAAAAAGAGGGCAAGTTGATCGCAGCTATTTGCGCCGCGCCGATCGCTTTGGCGCAAGCGGGCGTTATCTCCGGAGAGTTCACCTGCTACGACGGATACGAGGGAGGAATCGAAGGCGCGTATAAATGCGAGCGAGTGGTTGAAAGCGACAATGTAATCACGTCGCGAGGTCCGGGAACCGCCGCCGATTTTGCCTTCGCGTTGGTTACAAAGCTAATCGGCGCGGAGATGACGGCGCATATTAAACGCGCGATGTATTTTTAG
- a CDS encoding peptidyl-prolyl cis-trans isomerase, whose translation MRKVLFLAAFAAASLHAATLATVNGDKITSEEIDILLSQAKAPPYEQLGDDDKKKVLDGAIERKLLTQQAKKSGVEKDSEYKTWLSVLQDNLATEFYVKKKSDSTNVTDAEVKKFYEDNKARLERPETVRARHILVEKEGDAKSIIKALSSKKGADLEKEFEKLAKEKSIDTGSAERGGDLGYFPKDRMVKEFADAAFALKNGELTKTPVKSDFGYHIILTVDHKKAGVTPFEEVEQQLRQSAKAQKFEESLEKEIANLKTKAKISYE comes from the coding sequence GTGAGAAAAGTCTTATTTTTAGCGGCGTTTGCGGCGGCGAGTTTGCACGCGGCAACTCTCGCTACGGTAAACGGCGACAAAATTACGAGCGAAGAGATCGACATTTTGCTTTCGCAAGCCAAAGCCCCGCCCTACGAGCAACTTGGCGACGACGACAAGAAAAAAGTCCTAGACGGCGCAATCGAGCGCAAACTGCTAACGCAACAGGCGAAAAAAAGCGGCGTTGAAAAAGATAGCGAATACAAAACTTGGCTAAGCGTTTTGCAAGATAATCTAGCCACAGAGTTTTACGTCAAGAAAAAATCAGACTCCACAAACGTAACCGACGCGGAGGTCAAGAAGTTCTACGAGGACAATAAAGCGCGCTTAGAGCGCCCCGAAACCGTGCGCGCGCGCCATATCCTCGTGGAAAAAGAGGGCGACGCAAAGTCGATCATAAAGGCTCTTAGCTCTAAAAAGGGCGCCGATTTGGAAAAAGAGTTTGAAAAACTCGCCAAAGAAAAATCGATCGACACGGGTAGCGCGGAGCGCGGCGGCGATCTTGGCTATTTTCCCAAAGATCGCATGGTCAAAGAATTTGCCGACGCGGCGTTCGCGCTTAAAAACGGCGAATTGACCAAAACCCCCGTAAAAAGCGACTTCGGTTATCATATAATCTTAACGGTAGATCATAAAAAAGCTGGCGTAACGCCTTTTGAAGAGGTTGAACAACAGCTAAGGCAGAGCGCAAAGGCGCAAAAATTCGAGGAGTCTTTGGAGAAAGAGATCGCCAATCTTAAAACCAAAGCCAAAATCTCTTACGAGTAA
- the lpxD gene encoding UDP-3-O-(3-hydroxymyristoyl)glucosamine N-acyltransferase, protein MKLSELADELGLRLDAQDREITRINTPELADENTISFISSDNYVKFLPQTNAAAIVLRAEYKHLAPASAAVLISENPHLSFALASAFFTSPIIKHTGKKATIGGGSEISDKAHIGQDTIIGEDCLIMAGAYIGDNVTLGDNSIVYPNVTIYNRSKIGARARIHAGAVIGSDGFGYAQTKDGTHVKIRHIGRVVIEEDVEIGANTTIDRAVLGETIIKRGTKIDNLVHIAHNCEIGEHSLITAHVVFAGSVKAGRNLVVGGHTGFNGHIEIAPFVTIAAKSGVTKSIKKSGVYSGFPAIEHHEWLKRQAKLSKAIKNIDA, encoded by the coding sequence ATGAAACTATCGGAATTAGCGGACGAACTTGGGTTGAGATTAGACGCTCAAGATCGAGAGATCACGCGCATAAATACGCCTGAATTGGCGGACGAGAATACAATTTCATTTATTAGCTCCGATAACTACGTCAAGTTTCTGCCGCAGACAAACGCGGCGGCTATCGTTTTGCGCGCCGAGTATAAACATTTGGCGCCCGCGAGCGCGGCGGTTTTGATTAGTGAAAATCCGCATCTAAGTTTTGCGTTAGCTTCGGCGTTTTTCACTTCGCCGATCATAAAGCATACCGGCAAAAAAGCGACGATTGGCGGAGGAAGCGAAATTAGCGACAAGGCGCATATAGGGCAGGATACTATAATCGGCGAGGATTGCTTGATTATGGCGGGCGCGTATATTGGCGATAACGTTACTTTGGGCGATAATTCGATTGTCTATCCGAACGTAACGATCTATAACCGCTCCAAAATAGGCGCGCGCGCGCGCATACACGCCGGCGCCGTGATCGGAAGCGACGGCTTTGGCTACGCGCAGACGAAGGACGGAACGCACGTCAAAATACGTCATATCGGGCGCGTCGTTATCGAGGAGGACGTTGAAATAGGCGCCAATACCACTATTGATCGCGCCGTGCTTGGCGAAACTATCATAAAACGCGGGACAAAAATCGACAATTTGGTGCATATCGCTCATAACTGCGAAATAGGAGAACATTCGCTAATCACCGCGCACGTCGTGTTCGCGGGTAGCGTCAAAGCGGGGCGCAACCTTGTCGTAGGCGGGCATACGGGTTTCAACGGGCATATCGAGATCGCGCCTTTTGTAACGATTGCGGCAAAAAGCGGCGTTACGAAAAGCATTAAAAAAAGCGGCGTTTATTCCGGCTTTCCCGCGATCGAACATCACGAGTGGCTTAAACGGCAAGCTAAACTTTCAAAAGCGATAAAGAACATAGACGCGTAA
- the fliQ gene encoding flagellar biosynthesis protein FliQ has translation MEGQLVALASDTFKIALMIAAPMLIGGLVAGLLISIFQATTQINEMTLSFVPKILVVAVIMILAMPWMMNMMIDFTIRTFELIPIFPSSG, from the coding sequence ATGGAAGGGCAACTTGTCGCGCTCGCGTCGGATACCTTCAAGATCGCGCTTATGATCGCCGCGCCGATGTTGATCGGCGGGCTTGTCGCGGGTTTGCTGATCAGCATATTTCAGGCTACGACGCAAATCAATGAAATGACGCTTAGCTTTGTGCCAAAAATCCTTGTCGTGGCGGTTATCATGATTCTAGCTATGCCTTGGATGATGAATATGATGATCGACTTTACGATTAGAACGTTTGAGCTAATACCAATTTTCCCTTCGAGCGGCTAA